Proteins found in one Acidobacteriota bacterium genomic segment:
- a CDS encoding TldD/PmbA family protein: MDIRKIGEDTVKKAVKAGAHEAEVCLETVKSFNVGVRNGEVESLKTSTAKGLGLRVFIDKQYAFSYTSDLSAAAIEDAVKRTVDMARMTEAKPWHGLPDFGPQKPPDLDIFDPGMEAVPDEKKIAIAREVEKIALASDERITNSYGGSFSNGMREGGIFNSKGVSCLLKETSCAFSVSVIAGEGAGMQGGGWSSAKRYFKDLAPVEEVARTAVERTTAMLGARPTATARVPVVFDRYAAPSFWAGILSALNGDAAFRKTTFMAEMLDQPIASPLITVVDDPTIPRHIAATPFDGEGGAVRKNTVIDKGVLKMFFYDSQTARKAGVQTPTIARRGGYKSGPFAGYLNIIVANGASRPEDLFKDMKQGLWVHGMRGTGTDATTGSFSVGVSGFWIEDGKPVHPVDGVTLGGTTRDILNAIDMVADDLDMRGGLSSPSFRVAEITVGGKKG, from the coding sequence AAAATCGGCGAAGACACCGTCAAGAAAGCCGTCAAGGCCGGCGCCCACGAAGCGGAAGTCTGCCTGGAGACGGTCAAGAGCTTCAATGTCGGCGTTCGAAACGGCGAGGTCGAATCCCTCAAGACGTCCACGGCCAAGGGCCTCGGCCTGCGCGTCTTCATCGACAAGCAGTACGCCTTCTCTTATACGTCCGACCTTTCGGCGGCGGCGATCGAGGACGCAGTCAAGCGGACCGTGGATATGGCCCGGATGACCGAGGCCAAGCCCTGGCACGGACTCCCCGATTTCGGTCCGCAAAAGCCGCCCGACCTCGACATCTTCGACCCCGGGATGGAAGCCGTCCCCGACGAGAAGAAGATTGCCATCGCCCGTGAGGTCGAGAAGATCGCTCTGGCGAGCGATGAGCGGATCACGAACAGCTACGGCGGTTCCTTTTCCAACGGGATGCGCGAGGGCGGGATCTTCAATTCAAAGGGCGTCTCCTGTCTCCTCAAGGAAACGAGCTGCGCCTTCAGCGTGTCCGTGATCGCCGGCGAAGGCGCCGGCATGCAGGGCGGCGGCTGGTCGAGCGCCAAGAGGTATTTCAAGGATCTTGCCCCCGTCGAAGAGGTCGCCAGGACGGCGGTCGAGCGGACGACGGCCATGCTGGGCGCCCGCCCGACGGCCACGGCCCGGGTGCCGGTCGTCTTCGACCGTTACGCCGCACCCTCCTTCTGGGCCGGGATCCTGAGCGCCCTGAACGGCGACGCGGCCTTCCGCAAGACGACCTTCATGGCGGAGATGCTGGATCAACCCATCGCATCGCCGCTCATCACCGTCGTCGACGATCCGACGATTCCCCGGCACATCGCCGCCACGCCGTTCGACGGCGAAGGCGGGGCCGTCCGGAAAAACACCGTCATCGACAAGGGCGTCCTCAAGATGTTCTTTTACGACTCCCAGACGGCCCGCAAAGCCGGGGTCCAAACGCCGACGATCGCCCGCCGCGGCGGCTACAAGTCCGGACCGTTCGCCGGCTATCTGAACATCATCGTGGCCAACGGCGCGAGCCGGCCGGAGGACCTGTTCAAGGACATGAAACAGGGTCTCTGGGTCCACGGCATGCGGGGCACCGGGACGGACGCGACGACGGGAAGCTTCTCTGTCGGCGTCTCCGGATTCTGGATCGAGGACGGCAAACCCGTCCATCCGGTCGACGGCGTGACGCTCGGCGGAACGACGCGCGATATCCTGAATGCGATTGATATGGTCGCCGACGATCTCGACATGCGCGGCGGGCTGAGCAGCCCGTCCTTCCGCGTGGCGGAGATTACGGTCGGCGGCAAAAAGGGGTAG